In Microvirga lotononidis, a single genomic region encodes these proteins:
- a CDS encoding IS110 family RNA-guided transposase — MEVGQDVVLHPVVGGVDTHKDLHVAAVVDEHDRVLGTQCFATTRQGYRQMLAWMRSFGQLRCVGIEASGTYGAGLLRSMQNAGVEVLEVTAPDKPDRRKRGKNDDLDAQNAAHAAFAGKRTVTPRSRDGMIESLRVLKACRKTAVVARRIALQMIQNTIVCAPDGLREALRQMTRMQLVRTLAAWRPDLTDYRNVDSAYRISLKSLGRRYVELHDEIADLDVMIGAIVDELAPNLVARNSIGHAGAAQLLLTAGDNPERLHSEAGFAALCGVSPVPASSGKTTRHRLNRGGDRAANSALHIIAIGRLRTDPRTKAYMAKRVAEGHSKLEAIRCLKRYIAREVFTLISQRQKEINQARITA, encoded by the coding sequence ATGGAAGTTGGTCAGGACGTTGTCTTACATCCCGTTGTCGGCGGGGTCGACACGCACAAAGATCTTCACGTCGCCGCTGTTGTCGACGAACACGACCGTGTTCTCGGGACCCAGTGCTTTGCGACAACCCGACAGGGATATCGGCAGATGCTCGCCTGGATGCGCTCCTTCGGACAGCTCCGGTGCGTTGGCATTGAGGCCTCAGGCACCTATGGCGCCGGGTTGCTGCGCTCCATGCAGAATGCCGGTGTCGAAGTTCTGGAGGTCACGGCTCCGGATAAACCGGACCGGCGCAAGCGGGGCAAGAACGATGATCTCGACGCTCAGAACGCCGCGCATGCCGCCTTTGCCGGCAAGCGCACCGTCACGCCCAGAAGCCGGGATGGCATGATCGAATCCTTGCGCGTTCTCAAGGCGTGTCGAAAGACAGCAGTGGTGGCGCGGCGCATCGCGTTGCAGATGATCCAGAACACCATCGTCTGCGCGCCGGACGGGTTGCGGGAGGCGCTGCGCCAGATGACCCGCATGCAGCTGGTCAGGACCTTGGCGGCATGGCGGCCTGACCTGACTGACTACCGCAATGTGGATTCCGCCTATAGGATCAGCCTCAAGTCGCTCGGCCGCCGCTATGTCGAACTGCACGATGAGATTGCCGACTTGGACGTTATGATCGGTGCCATTGTCGATGAACTTGCCCCCAACCTCGTGGCCCGGAACTCGATTGGTCACGCAGGGGCGGCCCAGTTGCTCCTGACAGCGGGGGACAATCCGGAGCGCTTGCATTCCGAGGCCGGCTTTGCCGCACTCTGCGGTGTCAGCCCGGTCCCAGCCTCGTCCGGCAAGACGACGCGCCACCGTCTCAACCGGGGTGGTGATCGAGCCGCCAACAGTGCTCTGCACATCATTGCGATCGGGAGGCTTCGGACCGATCCGCGAACCAAGGCCTACATGGCTAAACGCGTCGCTGAAGGCCACTCCAAGCTTGAGGCGATCCGGTGCCTGAAGCGCTACATCGCGCGCGAGGTGTTCACCCTAATCAGCCAGCGGCAAAAGGAGATCAACCAGGCTCGGATCACCGCTTGA